In one window of Gopherus evgoodei ecotype Sinaloan lineage chromosome 9, rGopEvg1_v1.p, whole genome shotgun sequence DNA:
- the SERPINI2 gene encoding serpin I2 isoform X2, which produces MRSALFQSLLLITAGMSSTCSPISNLMADSTTQLAVDLYQVLHCSPEEENIIHSPLGVALLLGTVQLGAKGKALNEITQALKLQGNKDDEEFSLLQTLFSVTSEKKEFTFNLANALYLQEGFIVKEQYLHSNKEFFPTAIKLVNFQDTKACTEAISTWVENKTDGKIKNIISSEEFGPLTRLILVNAIYFKGDWKQKFKPEATHEMDFTKRDGSVTKIPMMHLQLRTKFGHFSDNNVSYQVLELPYKGKEFSLVLTLPLEDVTIEEVEKLITAQLIKDWFAETQEEEVEISLPRFKIEQTVNLQETLRSLNVTEIFSGGCDLSGITESSDIHISKAIQKVCIEVNEDGSEAAASSSTHMAAIMSMSHNQFVANRPFLFILKHNPTGSIVFMGRLANPDIQNIRRRDMESL; this is translated from the exons ATGAGAAGTGCTTTATTTCAAAGCCTTCTCTTGATTACAGCTGGAATGTCCTCAACTTGCAGCCCCATCTCTAATCTTATGGCTGATAGCACTACACAACTTGCAGTGGATCTCTACCAAGTTCTCCATTGTTCTCCTGAAGAGGAGAACATCATACACTCGCCACTTGGTGTTGCTTTACTTCTTGGAACGGTGCAGTTGGGGGCAAAGGGAAAAGCACTTAATGAGATAACACAAGCTTTGAAACTGCAAGGAAATAAAGATG ATGAAGAATTCTCTCTGCTCCAGACACTTTTCTCTGTCACCTCAGAAAAGAAAGAATTTACATTTAATCTTGCCAATGCCCTCTACCTTCAAGAAGGATTCATTGTAAAAGAACAGTATCTCCATAGCAACAAAGAATTTTTTCCGACTGCTATAAAACTGGTGAATTTCCAAGACACAAAAGCTTGCACAGAGGCCATAAGTACCTGGGTGGAAAACAAAACAGATG gcaaaataaaaaatatcattTCAAGTGAAGAATTTGGTCCTCTCACTAGGCTTATTCTGGTGAATGCTATTTACTTCAAAGGAGACTGGAAGCAAAAGTTCAAACCAGAAGCTACTCATGAGATGGATTTTACTAAGAGAGATGGTTCTGTAACTAAGATACCAATGATGCATCTTCAGCTGAGAACAAAGTTTG GTCATTTTTCTGACAATAATGTGAGCTACCAAGTGTTGGAATTACCTTACAAAGGGAAGGAGTTCAGCTTAGTTTTAACACTTCCTTTAGAAGATGTAACTATAGAAGAAGTAGAAAAACTAATTACAGCTCAGCTGATAAAAGACTGGTTTGCTGAAACACAAGAGGAAGAGGTAGAAATAAGCCTCCCTAG GTTTAAAATAGAACAGACAGTGAACTTACAAGAAACGCTGCGCTCCCTCAATGTAACAGAGATATTTAGTGGCGGCTGCGACCTTTCTGGAATAACAG AATCATCTGACATACACATTTCTAAAGCCATCCAAAAAGTTTGTATTGAGGTCAATGAAGatggcagtgaagctgcagcatcCTCAA GCACGCATATGGCAGCAATCATGAGTATGTCACATAACCAGTTTGTGGCTAACCGCCCATTCCTATTTATCCTGAAACATAATCCAACAG GTTCAATTGTGTTTATGGGAAGGCTGGCAAACCCTGACATTCAAAACATAAGGAGAAGAGATATGGAGTCACTATAA
- the SERPINI2 gene encoding serpin I2 isoform X1, which translates to MRSALFQSLLLITAGMSSTCSPISNLMADSTTQLAVDLYQVLHCSPEEENIIHSPLGVALLLGTVQLGAKGKALNEITQALKLQGNKDDEEFSLLQTLFSVTSEKKEFTFNLANALYLQEGFIVKEQYLHSNKEFFPTAIKLVNFQDTKACTEAISTWVENKTDGKIKNIISSEEFGPLTRLILVNAIYFKGDWKQKFKPEATHEMDFTKRDGSVTKIPMMHLQLRTKFGNVKYACLHGDHKIIYILFTAAHDFVFILGHFSDNNVSYQVLELPYKGKEFSLVLTLPLEDVTIEEVEKLITAQLIKDWFAETQEEEVEISLPRFKIEQTVNLQETLRSLNVTEIFSGGCDLSGITESSDIHISKAIQKVCIEVNEDGSEAAASSSTHMAAIMSMSHNQFVANRPFLFILKHNPTGSIVFMGRLANPDIQNIRRRDMESL; encoded by the exons ATGAGAAGTGCTTTATTTCAAAGCCTTCTCTTGATTACAGCTGGAATGTCCTCAACTTGCAGCCCCATCTCTAATCTTATGGCTGATAGCACTACACAACTTGCAGTGGATCTCTACCAAGTTCTCCATTGTTCTCCTGAAGAGGAGAACATCATACACTCGCCACTTGGTGTTGCTTTACTTCTTGGAACGGTGCAGTTGGGGGCAAAGGGAAAAGCACTTAATGAGATAACACAAGCTTTGAAACTGCAAGGAAATAAAGATG ATGAAGAATTCTCTCTGCTCCAGACACTTTTCTCTGTCACCTCAGAAAAGAAAGAATTTACATTTAATCTTGCCAATGCCCTCTACCTTCAAGAAGGATTCATTGTAAAAGAACAGTATCTCCATAGCAACAAAGAATTTTTTCCGACTGCTATAAAACTGGTGAATTTCCAAGACACAAAAGCTTGCACAGAGGCCATAAGTACCTGGGTGGAAAACAAAACAGATG gcaaaataaaaaatatcattTCAAGTGAAGAATTTGGTCCTCTCACTAGGCTTATTCTGGTGAATGCTATTTACTTCAAAGGAGACTGGAAGCAAAAGTTCAAACCAGAAGCTACTCATGAGATGGATTTTACTAAGAGAGATGGTTCTGTAACTAAGATACCAATGATGCATCTTCAGCTGAGAACAAAGTTTGGTAATGTAAAATATGCATGTCTGCATGGTGACCATAAAATCATATATATTTTGTTTACTGCAGCCCATGATTTTGTCTTTATTCTAGGTCATTTTTCTGACAATAATGTGAGCTACCAAGTGTTGGAATTACCTTACAAAGGGAAGGAGTTCAGCTTAGTTTTAACACTTCCTTTAGAAGATGTAACTATAGAAGAAGTAGAAAAACTAATTACAGCTCAGCTGATAAAAGACTGGTTTGCTGAAACACAAGAGGAAGAGGTAGAAATAAGCCTCCCTAG GTTTAAAATAGAACAGACAGTGAACTTACAAGAAACGCTGCGCTCCCTCAATGTAACAGAGATATTTAGTGGCGGCTGCGACCTTTCTGGAATAACAG AATCATCTGACATACACATTTCTAAAGCCATCCAAAAAGTTTGTATTGAGGTCAATGAAGatggcagtgaagctgcagcatcCTCAA GCACGCATATGGCAGCAATCATGAGTATGTCACATAACCAGTTTGTGGCTAACCGCCCATTCCTATTTATCCTGAAACATAATCCAACAG GTTCAATTGTGTTTATGGGAAGGCTGGCAAACCCTGACATTCAAAACATAAGGAGAAGAGATATGGAGTCACTATAA